The sequence ctaataataataaatatctttacaTTAATTATGTGTCGCACTGCAATGAACACTATGGATACAAAAAATGCTGCAGCGGAATCAAGTGTATTTCTTAGTATTGATATTGAGTTTGACAAACTTACATCTGCCATTTAGTTTGTGTCTCTGCGAACATAATAAACGCAAAATGAAGTTCaaacagtaaagcagttatagatatttaataaataaacatgaacaaatgCTTTGTGGCTCATTTTATCGTTTTCAATGAGTCCAGTAAGAAAATAAGCCAAACCTCAGAtggaatattaataaatattaaaatttttatgcatgatttttacatgtaaacatctcaatgttttaaatcttttccacattcttttattttgtatagaGAAATTATTGGTATTTAATGTATATTCTGCATTTGTTTCTATATATTATAAACCTGTTTATTGACGTTTATAATATATAAACACCTGTTTATTGTTGAACTGTGGCACTTTTGACCCTCATTAATAAAGTCTTGACTTTTCTGCCTTTCTTTATATTTCcctttaaatcagaaaaactttctttaaatattatttcactaAGACCTGAAacaaagttctttaaaaatcattacATGGTGAAGGATAAGTTAGTttcaaaatacataaagaacaaaaaatcttttattccaACATCTATATCATTCATTAATTTGATGTTTCAGATGTAGAGTTGTCCTGCTTATAATGCTTGGAATATTTAACATGTTGACTTTTTCTACATgaattgattttgtttatttatttactgcagtATAGAACATTTTTCCTTGATTGACcaaagattaattttttatcattttctttgtaagtcacatttgtcacattttttactgtttgaatGTCTTTACAGAAGTCATTATTATAGCATTCGgtttttatgctcctctaatGTGGAACAacctgagttcctttaaatcacgACTAAAAACCCAGTTTGTTTAGTTTCCTTTGGTTAATAATAACAGGGAAATTGATTCATTTTAGTCTGGATTTCaacttttctttactttaaaactCTATTGTGCCAATGTAatgtaaacattgttttttgcttgtttattgttACGTGTTATCATTTGAacttccttgttgctgaaatgcgctacagaaacaaacagcactcCTGGCCGATAGGTGGCAGTAATGAACCAACAAGAATGTTACCAACAGGAACGGTGAGGCTCAgaaggatttaaaacaaaacagttggTACTTCTTAGCTCTTCAAAAACTCAGTTTGTCTATCATGTCTCCTCTGTGACTCTGGTCGtattttcttccttcatttaacggtcatttcctctgttttagCTGCAACAAGAGCCTGAAAGAGACCAGTTAGCCTCCGTGCTAACAGAGAAGCGAAGGTAACCAGTTTCCTTCAGGAGAACAGCTCTAAAAGGTCTCAAGGCGAAGAGTGTTGGACATTTATTGGACGCTTTTCTCTTCCAAGCTGTTTttctgaagaataaaaaataagctAAGGTAAGGGAATAATCTTTAATCGGTTATGACCGTAAATATTTACTATTTACCGCATCGATCGTCTTCTCTTGTCCAACATCTTGAGAGGGAAGCAGCGGGCAGAGTGAAATTAGCTGGAGGTTAAATGATTTGATGCAtaagcacaaaaaaatgaagagtaGATGCCTCGTAGAGACAATACGTCAGCGCCGCCACCATCTTGTGAGTGGCAACGTTTCTTCAGGTAGCAACACAAGTCGGCTGGAAAACTACATTTCCACTGAGATCAGCTAATTTCGTAAAACAACCGAACAATATACATGCCAATAATTTGAGTTAATCCACCACAAAACAATTTCCAATATAGAATatagaaatatcttttatttttattttcttttttattctaaagCAGCCTTGTTACGGTACTATTTGGCAAAGTATTTATGgtacatatttctgttttaccgCTATATGTTCCACTAAATGTTAAGTCTTTCTGTGTCAATATcttacatttacatttcattttaaagttagTGAGTGCAGATTAGTTTGGATGTCCAGTTGTTCTAACTTCTAtgtctagttttgtttttagatctcattaaatgtgttttacagcGATGTCTTCTCTCTCGTTTTACTCTTCATGTCCTCAGGCCTTCCACAGCATCATGTCTATCACTGCATGGGAGGTTCTGGCTGATAATCTTCTAATAATGAATGAGAGAAATTCAATTGTTGATCACAAGATTTCAAATCCTGTAGAACTAAAACAGGAACCGGGAGAATCAGATCCACAACAGATCACTGAGACGAAAGAGGAGCCAGAACCTCTGTCAATTAAAGAAGAACAGTCTGAACTGAAGATCTTTCAGCTTTTACTGAAGCAGGAGAGCAACACCTCTACGGTGATTCCTGCTGATGAGGAAATATTCCATAATGAGCCAGAactggagcagatgatggagacAAAGGAGGAACCAGAACTTATACAGATTAAAGAAGAGCAGGAAGATTTCTGCAGTGATCAGGATGGGAATCAGACTATAAAACAGGAACCTGTTGAGCTAAGGGACAGTagtgaaccagaaccaaacaagaaccagaacctctctgGGATCCATCCTGAAGATGCAAACCGTCATGAACAGGGAAGCAACCAGGAAGACTCAGGATCCAGTAAAGATACGGATCTGGAGCTTCTGGACATTAGAAATCACAGGGACAATGTGGACAGTTCAGAACCAGAACGTCATAAAAATGTTCCTTCTTGTGAAATATGTGGCAAATCCTTCACGAAACGTAAATACTTGACGTCTCACATGCAAACTCATACAGGAGAGAAGCCATATCCATGTACACTCTGTGATAAATCATATAAGCGGAGTAGCGAGTTAGCGCGTCACATAAAGgctcacacaggtgagaaaccctATCCTTGTGAATTTTGCAGTAAATTTTTCAGTCAGAGCAGTGAGTTGGCAGGTCACATGAGAACCCATACAGGTGAGAAGCTGCATAAGTGTAAGGTGTGTGGTAAATCTTTCAGTAGCAGCAGTAGCATGGCTCGGCACATGAGATCTCACACCGGAGAGAAACCCTTTGCTTGCAAAGTGTGTGGTAagtcttttgcttttattagtCGTTTGAATGTTCACACAAGAATCCACACAGGAGAAAGACCATATTCTTGTGAAGTCTGTGGTAAGTCCTTCAGGAAAAACTGTCATTTAACTATTCATATGAGAACACATACAGGCGAGAAGCCATATTCCTGTGAAGTTTGCGGTAAATCGTTTAGTGAATGTAGCAGAGTGGCCAGACATATGAGGAGTCATACACATGAGAAGCCTTATACTTGCACAATTTGTGGCAACTCCTTCCGGTACGGCAGCAATTTGACTGAACACATGATAACTCATACAGGCGAAAAGCCCTACTCCTGTAAGGTGTGTGGTAAATCTTTTACTGAATGTGGTAGCATGGGCAGACATATGAGAACTCACAAAGCAGAGGAGCGATATTTTTCACCTGAAGCAGAATAGTCAACACATGGGCACATGCTTTTGAGACTGTCATAGTTACACACCTTTCAGACTCTGCACAGACCGCAGTTTGACCCGGGCCGGACAGGCCACAATGTAAGATGGTTGACACACCATCAATACATCCCTGTGGAAGTGTACACATACCTGTAAACGTTTAACTCTGAGGTTTAATACAGATTGAAAGTCAATGTAATTTGTTGTAACATGACAGAGCAAAGATTGCAAAAGTGTTAGAAGTCCAGAACAGAGTGACTGATGAATCCTCCATTAATCAGTCATTCATTCTGCACACAGACGACTGTGAGATCTGAGAAGTGACTTCATTGACTGTCTGATGCAGATAATAATTCAATGTTGATTATGGAGCATAACAATCTCCCATTTTTAAAAGACCGACTGCAGTTGGACCATCTGCTTGAGCCTCATGAAACGGCACTTCACCAAGCCTGGggaaaaatattctatttttgtttatgtgtcacatttaactttttcagattatcaaaatcattttaaaactgggTTAAGATACTGTAtacaaataacatattttaaatagtGATTTCATTCATTGATAaaactatccaaaccaacctggttcTATGTGAAGAACTAATTGCTCCATAGTTAGTTATGGTTCTGCTGTTAGCAGCAACAACTGCAACAGAGTCTTTAAAATCACCACTGAGAGATTGAGGTCAACTCTTCTTTACAGAAATGCTTTAATTCAGATGTGTTGGAGAGTTTTCCAGGGTGAATGGTGTAAATATGATCCATTACTGTATTTGAGTTGGATTCATGTCCCCTCGAAAACTTCACCTAAGCTGACATTTCTACTTTGGATCATTGTTCTGCTGCAGAACCAAAGTGTAATTGAGCTTAAGGTCCGGTTCCGATGGCTGGACCTTTAGGATTTTCTGCTAGAGAGGAAAATCCTTCACTTCGTTAATTATGGGCTGTAGTTACAGTCATGAAGAGTCAAAGTATCATCATCACTCCACCACAGCTACGTTTGACTGTAAGTTAGTTACATTTTGTGATATTGTTAGTTGTATGACAGATGTAACAAGATGAACATCTTCCAAGTCGATCCACATCTATGTCATCAGTCCAGAGAAACTTTTCTAAAACGTCGTTGAGATGATCGAAACGTTTTTTGGTAACTGCAACAGGTTTTTGGCTCTCCACATTCCCTTCCAGGCCaacattctgcagcttttagatgggCCTCCTTTTAAGCTAACCCAAATAAATTGGGCCATTCGCAGGATTTTATTGAACTAGACTGTCTAATGAAAAAGTAACTCAGTCTCTTGATGCTTATTTCACTGATAAGTTAGATAAAAATCACatcatt comes from Gambusia affinis linkage group LG10, SWU_Gaff_1.0, whole genome shotgun sequence and encodes:
- the LOC122838084 gene encoding zinc finger protein 37-like, whose product is MSITAWEVLADNLLIMNERNSIVDHKISNPVELKQEPGESDPQQITETKEEPEPLSIKEEQSELKIFQLLLKQESNTSTVIPADEEIFHNEPELEQMMETKEEPELIQIKEEQEDFCSDQDGNQTIKQEPVELRDSSEPEPNKNQNLSGIHPEDANRHEQGSNQEDSGSSKDTDLELLDIRNHRDNVDSSEPERHKNVPSCEICGKSFTKRKYLTSHMQTHTGEKPYPCTLCDKSYKRSSELARHIKAHTGEKPYPCEFCSKFFSQSSELAGHMRTHTGEKLHKCKVCGKSFSSSSSMARHMRSHTGEKPFACKVCGKSFAFISRLNVHTRIHTGERPYSCEVCGKSFRKNCHLTIHMRTHTGEKPYSCEVCGKSFSECSRVARHMRSHTHEKPYTCTICGNSFRYGSNLTEHMITHTGEKPYSCKVCGKSFTECGSMGRHMRTHKAEERYFSPEAE